TATGCCCTGAGTCTCCAAGAAGCAAATGGACTCACCCAATCCTCAGACCCAGTGCTGGATGTTCAGCCTGACTATCTGGCTCCAGACTCAGCCTATGGTGACCCCAGATGCCCATTGTTGACAAACCCTCTTTGCCTATTCCCCACAGCTATATGACATGTATTCTGGAGTCATGCAATATTTGCCAGGAAGACACAATCGCATCTACTACTTGATAGAGGAGCTCAAGGACTTCATTGCCTCGAGGGTCAAGATCAACGAAGTATCTCTTGACCCACAAAACCCTCGGGACTTCATTGACTGCTTCCTCATCAAGATGCACCAGGtacttcttcccttttccccaatCATTTCCTCTCATTATCTTTAGCCTATAAACTGCAACTTTAACCTATAAACGTGTtatagacaaaagaaaaagtattgtTTCACATGGTTGACTTTTATTTATGGATGAGATATAGAAACCGTAAAAGCATACATAAACTCTTACacctttaaaataaactttgaatcTAAAAATTTTAGGAGCAATGAAACTTAAAACCTGACCCCTTTTAAATCATTTATGATTACAACTACCAGAGacttacaaatacagaaaaccaGTCTTTACAGTCTTAGAATTTGAGAAGCTTAGACTTTTAAGTCTTTAAGCATGAGTTTAAACTTAAAAGTCTTCAATATGTAGAAATTTAACTTCTGTATCACAGAGTCTTAGAATTttagaaacatatatattttttattatacaaaCCTCAGCACTTGGAAGTTTACAATTATATAGCTTAATGTCCTAGAACTTTCAAATCTctacttttttctcctcctgttcCCCTCACTGTCCACTCCAACTGCACTGGCCTCCTCCTTGCTATTTCTCTAACACACCAGGTGCCCTCTGGCCCCAGGAactttgctttggctatttcCTCTCCCAGATACCCACTGAGTTTACGCATCAGTTGTGTTTtcacaaagggagaaaagaagaagataaagacAGAAGGTAATTCGATTTCCTATCCCTCTCGTTTTCAGGATAAAAATAATCCCCACACGGAGTTCAATCTCAAGAACTTGGTCCTCACCACTCTCAACCTCTTCTTTGCGGGCACAGAGACTGTGAGCTCTACACTACGTTATGGATTGCTGCTAATGATGAAGCATCCTGAGGTGGAAGGTGAGGGTCCACTTGAACTGCTTACCTGGTGACTCCCACTCCCAACAGAGAAGAAGACGTACACTCGATACTTTATAACCCCATAGCTTTACACTCTTCACACTTCAGAATCTCAGGATATGGAATCTCACGATCTCTGGCTTGGAAGGCCATTTAATTGAATCTTCTACTTGGTGCTTatgttagtttcctatggctgtcataataaattaacaaaaactaTTATCTTACAGTGCTGGAGTTCAGAAGTTCACACAGGTTTTCACTGGGCCAAACCAAGGTAGAATCAGATTCCTTGCTTTTTTCAGCTCTGAGAGCTGTATTTCTTGCATTCCTGGGCTCATgacccttcctccatcttcaaagtcagtaGCATAGCATCTTCAGatctctctgcctcagttgtCATATcttcttctctgactctgacccttctgcttccctcttaTACGGACACTTGTGATTATATTTAGGGCCAAcctgaataatccaggataatcacacatctcaagatccttaacttaatgaTGTCTTCAAAGTCTTTTTTGTCCTATGTGGTAACATGCAtgggttccagggattaggaggTAGATATATTTGATGGACATTATTTAGCTGACTATAGTGCCAGAATCAGACAGACTCCATCCCCAACAAATTGCAATCTGGTCTGGTTGGGTAACTCTAGCGATGAGGAACTTATTCCTTGCTTAAGGAAAACCCCTAATTTTGGCCCCTCTCCCTTCTAATGCAGTTCAAAACAAGCCAAAAagtttttttcctcattatagATGATAGGAGAGATTAACTTGATTCCACTCAAACTTTTCTAGTCTCTCCTCCATTGTCCTAGTCATGTTTTACTAATCTAAATAATCACATATTTAATGGACACCTGCTATGTGCTAGGTGCTGTTCTAGTTATTTGCATACtggattttatgtaaattttacaaCTCTGTGAACTTGGACCATCACACCCATTtggaagatgaagaaacaggctcagaaggTAAAGCCATTTGCCTCAAGGCCACTCATCCAGGAGGTgcagggaggtgcagggaggaggTGCAGGTGTACTTTTTTCCCAGTCTGTCAAAAGTCTGTGTATGAAAGCCTATCTGGGATGGGGACACTGCCCTGCTCGGTTCGTGCTTTCAAGATAAATACCAAACATCCCAGGGGGCACTCAAGGCTCCAGGCTGTGTGCCTCCCAATGGTCTGACGAGTATTTATTAACCCCACCAATGTGTCAGGTGTTAAGAATAAAGGGGCAATGCAAACACGCATGGTTGGCTCCCTCAGGGTCCACAGGTATTAAAGATACAAACCCATAGCCTAGCCTTGGCTCTTAGAAACACGCCCTGTGTCCttgtctgctttgttttctggCCCCTTCTAGCCAAGATCCATGAAGAGATTGACCAGGTGATTGGACCACACCGAATCCCAAGTGTGGATGACCGAGCCAAGATGCCCTACACAGACGCTGTGATCCATGAGATACAGAGACTGACAGATATCGTACCCATGGGTGTCCCCCATAATGTCATCCGGGACACTCATTTCCGAGGCTACCTTCTGCCCAAGGTGGAGTTGGGTTCATTGTTACCCTTTCTTCCTCTACCCCACCCGTCTCTCCCCCTGGTACCCTGCTCCCATCCTCCAACACTGATTTCTCATAACTTCCCATTTTCATCCCAGGGCACCGATGTGTTCCCTCTACTTGGCTCTGTCCTCAAAGACCCCAAATACTTCTGCAACCCAGATGCCTTCTATCCCCAACACTTCCTGGATGAGCAGGGCCGCTTCAAGAAGAATGAAGCCTTTGTACCTTTTTCCTCTGGTAGGTTTCTATGGTCTGAGTTCACCCCAGGAACATGCTagatgtgcccccccccccaaccattgGTCTGTATTTGACATTCAAGTCTGAATGGAAGTTGAATGCTATTTCCCAGAATCCCAGAATCTTGGAATCATAGGATATTAGAAGCATTGACTCTGATAATTAGAAAAGGAGTAGCACTaaacagaggtcagcaaactctTTTTGTTAAGGatggaatagaaaatattttagtttttaccaGCCATATTGTATCTGTCTGAACTATACAGTCTGAACTACTCAACTGCCCCACTGTCCTGCAGAAGTGATCACGGACAGTACAAAAATGCATGAGAAAGTCTGTGATGCGAAAAACCTTTATTTATGAAATTTGAATAGacatagaaatttaaatttcattgaatTCACATGTCACAGAATGTTACCtttcttttgattgttttcaaccatttaaaatgtgaaaatcattcttaattttcttaaagtatatttttaaaatttttaatgtttatttatttttgagagacagagagtgacagagcatgagcatgggtggtacagagagagagggacacacagaatccaaagcaggctccagactctgagctatcagcacagagcctgatgcagggctcaaactcacaagctgcaagatcatgacctgagccaaagtcagacgcttaaccgactgagccacccaggtgcccctgcattcttagttttcttaaagaacaaatattctGTTGAGtgaatttgaatatataattGGATTTATTAAGTGATTTGTAGAAATGGAAGGTctttataggaaggagggtggccaagaagttattagcaaaggaaaagaaaggattgtttcaggcaaggtcaccttcccctAGGGGAAAAGCAGGGGGCCTTATTAGATGAATTACCTCATTTTCCTTTGGGGGACGGAGAGGGTACATGTGACAGCTCACCTCATTGGAGTTGATCAAACAATTCCTAACTGGTTAAGACTCCATTTCAGGAGGGGAGGTTGAAACTGCCATTAGGTTAGATATTGAGCCTGGTTTGATGACTTGGCCTAACATAAGTGattccattttgggcctgtggttttctttttaacagtttaCAGGCAgtacaaaaataggcagcaggTGGTTTTGCCTAATGAACAGTAGCTTGTGACCCATGACATACTAGCTTAGAATAGTATTTTAAGTATAAACCACATTGAACCTGGAGTCAATGCTGTGGTTAGGAAAGAGGACCCCACCCCACCATTTACAAATGGTagaatcatggggcacctgggtggttcagttggttgagcttccgactctggattttggctcaggtcatgatcccagggtcatgggatataGCCCAGCcactggctctgcactgaaggtagagcctgcttaagagccccccaccccgctctcccCTCTACCTTTCCCCAGCTTATGGTTGTgttctctccctaaaaaaaaaataataatctcatagttctcataatctcatagttcgtgagttcaagccccacactgggctctgtgctgacagctcagagcctggagcctgcttgggattctgtgccttcctctctctctccccctcccccgctcacttgcacgtgctttctctttcaaaaattaaaaagaaaaatctttaaaatggagattcaTTTCTCCAAACTATTGGAAGAGTGACCAACAAGTAGTAAGTACTCTTTAAGTGTgagctttcttttcaaaaatttttttactcaCTAGTATCTGGCACCTAGTAGGCATTTGATAAAGGTTTGAGAAATTGAAATGCACAGAATCTTCAAATTCAAGGATTTTTTAGAACCATTCCATCTTGGGATCTGGTGGAATCAAACCATCAGAGAAGTAGCTGCCACGTGTTGAGCCCCCCTATAAATGGCAAATCCAAGCTGAGCACTCTCTGTAAGAGTCTTTATAATAACCCCACAAAGTAGGTATTATCATGACCCCAGGGATGCTGAGCAGGGTCAGAAGGGTGATGGGGCCAGAAAGCTCCCCACACCCTTATCATCCCAGTGCAGATATGAGCCGACTTCTCGCCCTCCCCTGTGCCCACAGGAAAGCGCATCTGCCTGGGCGAGGCCATGGCCCGCATGGAACTCTTTCTCTACTTCACCTCCATCCTTCAGAACTTCTCTTTACACCCGCTGGTGCCGCCCGATGACATAGATATCACACCCAGGGTCTCAGGCTTTGGCAACATCCCTCCGACCTATGAGCTCTGCCTCAAAGCCCGCTGAGCGCCCCCTATTGGGCGCGAAAGGAACCGTGGGAGAACACAGCTCTTTCCACCGGTACAGGTGCACCACCTCATCTCTAAATTCTCCCAACAGCTCTAAGAGAAGGTACTATTCCTACTGTCATGGCTCTGCAGGTCAGTGAGGGTCACCTGCAAATATTGAGCTGTGTATCGGCTGGATCCAGTAGAAAAGCAATGCGCTGTCCCAGATTTCAGCAACAACCTGGAGTATTTGCGTTCTCACGTTCCCCTCCACCCGCACTTCCCATCTCCACCAAATTCTTGCTGTAGATTCTATGTCTTCATGTGTAGGTGTGCACTGATAGTGACCCAAATGTAGTTCACCAATCTTCTCCCTGATTATCATCTcccacataaaataaaataaaataaaataaaataaaataaaataaatgcagccAGAGTATCAAGACTGTTGTGTGTAGCAGGCTtcttgtgtgttgtgtgtgctaTCACTGTAGGACTTCGAAAACaacttaaaatgacattttagacaTCCctgttattcttttaatgtttatttctttatttttgagaggcaggcggggtagaaggagggagaggagcaaagagagggagagagaggatcccaagcaagatcCGCACTGTCGTCGCAGAGCCGGACCCGGGGCTTGatccaacagtgagatcatgacctgagctgaaatcaagagttggaggcttaactgattgagccacccagggaccctcaAGACATCCTTGTTACTAATTATCCTTCGTAGCAGTCAACCACCAGGGATTTCCCACTTGATGGTCCACCCCCTTAATACTCCATGTTCAACCATCTTGCTGACTCCTTGACCCCCACCTCCATCaatcttctctccctctaaacCTGCTTTTCTGGTCTAGAAGGAACTTCTTTCATAATTCCCAGTTCCAAATTCTCCTCATTCCATTTTGATGAATAGTTCAGACACCCTGACTTCTATTATTCTATTTCCAAACTCCATCAACATGCTTGCTGGATGAAAGCTTTCCCTCATATTTCATTTTACTcaaccaatgtttatttttttttaagtttatttatttttgagacagagcatgaacaggggagggtcagagagagagggagacacagaatcggaagcaggctccaggctatgagccatcagcccagagcccgacgtggggctcgaactcacggaccgcaagatcgtgacctgagccaaagtcggacgcttaaccaactgagccacccaggcgcccctcaaccaaTGTTTATTGAATACCCAACATGTGCCAGTACCTTCTTCATGTACTTGGGatccatcagtgaacaaaacacaccCAAACTCCTGTCCTGGTGGAGTTTCATTCTAGTGGGAGAGGTAGACAATGAAGAATAAACATAACCAATGAGTAAATGATACAGCATGTTAGAACAGCACAGATTCCAAGTTTGGGATTATAATCAAGCCAGGGTAGGTCTCACCTCCAACAAGGTGTTGGAGGAGCAAGTTATGCAGGTATCTGGGAATAAGTGTTTCTGGCAAGGAGATTAAAAACAGCAGAGTGGTAAGGTGGgaggctgtgtatgtgtgttctaGAATCCGCAAAGAGACTGTAGttggagtggaggagggagggagggagtagggGTAAATGGGAAGAGGGCAGGGCATGAAAAGGCCAGATTGTGTGGAGCCTCATGGACCTCAGTAAGGACCTGGGCTTTTAGTCTGAGTGAGATAATGGTACCTGGTGAGCATAGGGTGACatacactgactttttttttggtaatttttaaaaatgtttatttatttttgagagaaagagagagagtgcgagcaagggaggggcagagagagagagggagacacagaatccaaagcaggctccaggctccaagctgtcagcacagagcccgacgcagggctcaaacccaaaccgcaagatcatgacctgagctgaagtcaaatgctcaaccaactgagccacccaggcgcccccatacactgacttattttaaaagcaaactctAGCTGATGCATGAAGAATAGATTGAAGGAGGGATAGCAGAAATACCAGTTGTGCAAGCGGGGAAAAGTAGGTGGATTTGGAATCTGCTATGAAGATAGAACTGGCAGGGTTTGCTGATTAATTGGATGCAGGGTGGGAGACATAGAGGGTCAGGGATGAGACCTCATTCTTTGGAATCTCTCTTTTAACCTCATGTGTCCCAGGCACATGAGTCCCCATAATAGTTGGCTTTGTAATTTTAGGGAACATGAACAGATTTTGGCTACTTACGTATATAGGGCTGCTGGCTGCTGTAAGTTTATCAATAAGTGcatattattttctgaattctggagACACAGGCTCAGACtgtgagtagaaaaaaaaagagttaacagCCAGAGGCTGCTGCCTCCATTGTCCCCCCAATGACACCTGCAACCCTGGGCACTGGACCACTGCCATGGGACTCTTGACCCATTGGCACCACTGTAGACAACTTCCTGATGGTATTTGTGATTTTGTGATTTCCTCACGATTCAGAGTTCCAGGCAGGACTATCCAGTAAGTCACATGTTAAAGCTTTAGAGCTCAGTGTTTGGTGAGGAAGAATAAATGGCTCTTCCATCTGCTGTGATGGATGGCAAAAGCTTGCTCCTCACCAAGAATTTCAGAATAGGGAATTTTCCAAAAACTGGAAGGGATGTTGAGATGGGGTGAGCCAGAAACAACAAacgtcattcttttttttttttttttaattttatttttcaacgttttattttattttttgggacagagagagacagagcatgaacgggggagggacagagagagagggagacacagaatcggaaacaggctccaggctccgagccatcagcccagagcccgacgcggggctcgaactcacggaccgtgagatcgtgacctggctgaagtcggacgctcaaccgactgcgccacccaggcgccccacaaacgtCATTCTTATATACACAATATGTCCATTGGGTCTTCTGGGAAGCAGAGGATGGGTAAGCATTTCACAGAGGGGTAATGCCTGTGAATgatta
The Panthera uncia isolate 11264 chromosome E2 unlocalized genomic scaffold, Puncia_PCG_1.0 HiC_scaffold_19, whole genome shotgun sequence genome window above contains:
- the LOC125916157 gene encoding cytochrome P450 2G1, giving the protein MELGGAFTIFLALSLSCLLILIAWKRRHKGGKLPPGPTPIPFLGNLLQVRTDATFQSFMKLREKYGPVFTVYMGPRPVVVLCGHEAVKEALVDRADEFSGRGELASIERNFQGYALANGERWRILRRFSLTILRDFGMGKRSIEERIQEEAGFLLEELRKTKGSPIEPTFFLSRTVSNVISSVVFGSRFDYEDKQFLKLLQMINESFIEMSTPWAQLYDMYSGVMQYLPGRHNRIYYLIEELKDFIASRVKINEVSLDPQNPRDFIDCFLIKMHQDKNNPHTEFNLKNLVLTTLNLFFAGTETVSSTLRYGLLLMMKHPEVEAKIHEEIDQVIGPHRIPSVDDRAKMPYTDAVIHEIQRLTDIVPMGVPHNVIRDTHFRGYLLPKGTDVFPLLGSVLKDPKYFCNPDAFYPQHFLDEQGRFKKNEAFVPFSSGKRICLGEAMARMELFLYFTSILQNFSLHPLVPPDDIDITPRVSGFGNIPPTYELCLKAR